In one Drosophila albomicans strain 15112-1751.03 chromosome X, ASM965048v2, whole genome shotgun sequence genomic region, the following are encoded:
- the LOC117574659 gene encoding probable tubulin beta chain CG32396, translating into MREIVTLQIGGAGNAIGDAFWHVISHEHGVDYATGRFGGTSPLQLERINVFFNATASKRLYARTIIIDTEASTIQRLNSSSQLYRPENMVAGSESAGNNFARGYHTDGAEILDQVLDNTRREVESVDSFQGFQLLHSIGGGTGSGLTSLIMEALVEQYPDNLLCNYVTIPSPNMSQVVVEPYNALLSIPALVNNSHLTFCLDNEALFQICNRNLKIQMSGYEHINHIVALTMSGITTCLRFPGQLNAGLRKIYVNMVPFPRLHFLIPGFAPLVTCKQQQFSKGTVSELVQQIFSSNNLLCAIDLRKGKLLTAAGIFRGRMSPREVDQLMTGVRNKNLHNFVDWIPNNIKTAICDIPPRGLKMSATFIGNTTAIQSLFQRLLDGSSIMLRRKAHLHWYTGEGMEEQEFIDAQEELQAIIDDYRGSAVDSDRHGSRSADGDEDDVESGSGQQCRYCADN; encoded by the exons ATGCGAGAGATAGTCACGCTGCAGATCGGCGGTGCCGGCAATGCAATTGGCGATGCG TTCTGGCATGTGATCTCACATGAGCATGGCGTGGACTATGCAACCGGACGCTTTGGCGGCACCAGTCCGCTGCAGCTGGAGCGCATCAATGTGTTCTTCAATGCCACCGCCAGCAAGCGTCTCTATGCCCGGACCATCATCATCGACACGGAGGCGAGCACCATACAGCGTCTCAACTCTAGCAGTCAACTGTATCGGCCGGAGAACATGGTCGCCGGGTCGGAGAGCGCTGGTAATAATTTCGCCCGTGGCTATCACACGGATGGGGCCGAGATCCTCGACCAGGTGCTGGACAATACGCGACGCGAGGTCGAGTCGGTGGATTCATTTCAGGGCTTTCAATTGCTGCACTCGATTGGCGGCGGCACCGGCTCCGGTTTGACATCGCTGATCATGGAGGCGCTCGTCGAACAATATCCGGATAATTTGCTCTGCAATTATGTGACCATACCATCGCCGAATATGTCCCAAGTGGTGGTGGAGCCGTACAATGCGCTGCTTAGCATTCCGGCGTTGGTGAACAATTcgcatttgacattttgctTGGACAACGAGGCGTTGTTTCAGATCTGCAATCGCAATCTCAAGATCCAAATGTCCGGCTACGAGCACATCAATCACATTGTTGCCCTCACCATGTCGGGTATAACGACTTGTTTGCGCTTTCCCGGACAATTGAATGCGGGCCTGCGCAAGATCTATGTGAACATGGTACCATTTCCTCGTCTTCACTTTCTTATACCCGGCTTTGCTCCGCTCGTCACCtgcaagcagcaacagtttaGCAAGGGCACCGTTTCGGAGCTAGTGCAGCAGATCTTCTCGAGCAACAATTTGCTGTGTGCCATCGATTTACGCAAAGGCAAACTTCTAACGGCCGCCGGCATCTTTCGTGGTCGGATGTCACCGCGCGAGGTGGATCAATTGATGACGGGCGTGAGGAATAAAAATCTGCATAATTTCGTCGACTGGATACCCAACAATATTAAGACCGCGATCTGTGATATTCCACCGCGTGGCTTGAAGATGTCAGCCACCTTTATTGGCAATACGACGGCCATACAATCGTTATTCCAGCGACTGCTCGATGGCTCGAGTATTATGCTGAGGCGCAAGGCGCATTTGCATTGGTATACGGGGGAGGGCATGGAGGAGCAGGAGTTCATCGATGCCCAGGAAGAGTTGCAGGCCATCATCGATGATTATCGCGGCAGTGCGGTCGATAGCGATCGACATGGAAGTCGCAGTGCCGATGGCGATGAGGATGATGTGGAATCTGGGTCTGGACAACAATGTCGCTATTGTGCCGACAACTAA